In one window of Falco cherrug isolate bFalChe1 chromosome 12, bFalChe1.pri, whole genome shotgun sequence DNA:
- the TSPAN1 gene encoding tetraspanin-1, whose product MGCFTFIKVMMILFNLAIFLGGGTLLGVGVWVTVDGQSFLNIFGTLSSSVLQVVNVSYFLIVIGAILMVIGFLGCCGAQKESKCLLMMFFSVVLIIFIAEIAAAVVALVYTGLAETLLTAVVTPLLKEKYGVDKSLTHIWNVTMTEVHCCGLNNYTDFDDSYWYKKWGTYPEPCCKDLQPCNSTLAARSEVPGCFDQILEEIKTNAGVVGGVAAGIAALEIAAMAVSMYLYCQLDQK is encoded by the exons ATGGGGTGCTTCACCTTTATAAAGGTCATGATGATCCTCTTCAACCTGGCCATATTT CTCGGTGGTGGGACCCTCCTGGGCGTTGGCGTCTGGGTCACTGTGGATGGACAGTCCTTCCTGAATATATTTGGGACGCTCTCCTCTAGCGTCCTGCAGGTTGTGAATGTGAGCTACTTCCTCATCGTCATCGGTGCCATTCTGATGGTGATCGGCTTCCTTGGGTGCTGCGGTGCCCAGAAGGAGAGCAAGTGTCTCCTGATGATG TTCTTCTCGGTGGTGCTGATCATCTTCATTGCTGAAATTGCTGCTGCCGTGGTGGCTCTGGTCTACACGGGTCTT GCAGAAACGCTGCTGACAGCTGTGGTGACCCCTCTCCTGAAGGAGAAGTATGGGGTGGATAAGAGTCTCACGCACATCTGGAATGTCACCATGACAGAG GTCCATTGCTGTGGCCTGAATAACTACACAGACTTTGATGACTCCTACTGGTATAAGAAATGGGGAACCTACCCCGAGCCCTGCTGTAAGGACCTGCAGCCCTGCAACAGCACGCTCGCCGCACGCAGTGAAGTCCCG GGTTGTTTTGATCAGATCTTGGAAGAAATCAAGACTAATGCAGGTGTGGTGGGTGGTGTGGCAGCTGGCATCGCTGCCTTGGAG ATCGCAGCCATGGCTGTTTCCATGTACCTGTACTGCCAGCTGGACCAGAAATGA